In Marinimicrobium koreense, the following are encoded in one genomic region:
- a CDS encoding sensor histidine kinase, with translation MPHRRGLSLSQQWLLIAVVTLVPMLALVAYASWSFYQQMHTQRLLVDHSDALVSRQSGLNAQVRDLERFARQYRLLRDVTFLEPYQQKRDAILTELDQLTQLFEGGTSRRIERVAKPQQSVVYGALVALENTLHALNDEAIQSWQDEEFTEQLAVLSQRRSALDEAVSEYVAVLSDRNEAALQQILWRLSLLGMISLPVTLTLMALGFWQMIRPLRRLSSAIRHLGHRDWETPIRVTGPRDLQALGERLEWLRGQLLAVEQQKQIFLRHVSHELKTPLSAIVEAGSLLQDEVPGPINARQQNVLRILLENSQNLQELIQQLLNYNVITHNVTVEDRTVAMEPLCARITQRLDQQNLRHRVTWDYQGSPGSLNGDTHLLEMILTNLLSNAYHYSSDGGVVRVRWGVDQSGAWLSVADQGPGIHPNDQDKIFQPFVQGRVRRHGSVHGSGVGLAIVKESVARLGGSIELTSAPGEGSCFLLRYPVSEASRALPISEAST, from the coding sequence ATGCCGCACCGAAGAGGCCTGTCACTGTCCCAGCAATGGTTGTTGATTGCCGTGGTGACATTGGTGCCGATGCTGGCACTGGTGGCCTATGCGTCCTGGTCGTTTTATCAGCAGATGCACACCCAGCGCCTGCTGGTGGATCACTCCGACGCGCTGGTCAGCCGGCAGTCGGGATTGAATGCCCAGGTGCGTGATCTGGAGCGCTTTGCCCGGCAATATCGCCTGCTGCGTGATGTGACGTTTCTCGAACCCTATCAACAGAAGCGTGATGCAATTTTGACCGAGCTGGACCAACTGACCCAGTTGTTTGAGGGCGGTACTTCGCGGCGTATTGAACGTGTTGCCAAACCGCAACAGAGCGTGGTTTACGGCGCGCTTGTCGCGCTTGAAAATACGCTGCATGCCCTGAATGATGAAGCAATTCAATCCTGGCAGGACGAAGAATTTACCGAGCAACTCGCCGTTCTCTCCCAGCGTCGCTCCGCACTCGATGAGGCCGTCAGTGAATACGTTGCGGTGCTCAGTGATCGTAACGAGGCGGCGCTTCAACAGATTCTGTGGCGCCTGTCTCTGTTGGGAATGATCAGTCTTCCCGTGACCTTGACGCTTATGGCACTGGGGTTCTGGCAGATGATTCGCCCACTGCGCCGATTGTCGTCAGCGATCCGTCATTTGGGCCACCGCGATTGGGAAACCCCTATCCGGGTCACCGGCCCCCGGGACCTGCAGGCGCTGGGCGAGCGGCTGGAATGGTTGCGGGGCCAGTTGCTGGCGGTCGAGCAGCAAAAGCAGATATTTTTGCGCCATGTGTCGCACGAACTGAAAACACCACTGTCCGCGATCGTGGAAGCGGGGTCCTTACTGCAGGATGAAGTGCCGGGGCCGATCAATGCTCGCCAACAGAATGTTTTGCGAATTCTGCTCGAGAATTCACAAAATCTGCAGGAACTTATTCAGCAGTTATTGAACTACAACGTCATAACCCACAATGTCACGGTAGAGGATCGAACCGTGGCCATGGAACCGCTGTGTGCGCGAATTACCCAGCGCCTCGATCAACAGAACCTGCGTCATCGGGTGACCTGGGATTACCAGGGCAGCCCCGGGAGCCTGAACGGCGACACTCACCTGCTGGAAATGATATTGACCAACTTACTGTCCAATGCCTATCACTATTCATCCGATGGCGGCGTCGTGCGCGTGCGCTGGGGAGTTGACCAGAGTGGCGCCTGGTTGTCCGTTGCCGATCAGGGGCCGGGTATTCACCCGAACGATCAGGACAAAATATTTCAGCCGTTTGTGCAGGGACGTGTCCGTCGGCACGGATCGGTACACGGTAGCGGAGTGGGGCTGGCGATTGTCAAAGAGTCAGTGGCCCGGCTCGGAGGCAGTATTGAGCTGACGTCGGCCCCGGGGGAAGGCAGCTGTTTTCTGCTTCGCTATCCGGTGTCAGAAGCGTCCCGGGCGTTACCGATCAGTGAGGCATCGACATGA
- a CDS encoding porin family protein, with the protein MKQSIMYGIAGALALTSGAALAQDSVSHNENAAHVYVGGSYGGFKARGGEFDDEKDFFELSFGGFFNPYVGLEASATYFGEYGNDLATADAEGYGMAVIGRLPLSDSWGLYAKGGQFFWEADIDTPVGSGDTDGDDPFYAAGMDFRLAQNLNMIVEYSRYEIDTRLEELPNVEDTDLDTVKVGLRLRF; encoded by the coding sequence ATGAAACAGTCAATCATGTACGGTATCGCAGGCGCACTGGCGCTGACCTCCGGCGCCGCACTGGCACAGGACAGCGTCTCCCACAACGAGAACGCGGCCCATGTCTACGTCGGTGGCAGCTACGGTGGCTTCAAGGCCCGTGGCGGAGAATTTGATGATGAAAAGGATTTTTTTGAATTGAGCTTCGGGGGCTTTTTCAACCCCTATGTGGGCCTGGAAGCCAGCGCGACCTATTTCGGCGAGTACGGCAACGACCTGGCGACCGCAGACGCCGAAGGCTACGGCATGGCGGTGATCGGGCGCCTGCCGCTGTCCGACAGCTGGGGCCTGTATGCCAAAGGCGGGCAGTTTTTCTGGGAAGCGGATATCGACACCCCCGTGGGTTCGGGTGATACCGACGGTGACGATCCCTTCTACGCAGCAGGCATGGATTTCCGCCTGGCGCAGAACCTGAACATGATCGTCGAGTACAGCCGCTACGAAATCGATACGCGCCTCGAGGAACTACCGAACGTTGAGGACACCGACCTCGACACCGTCAAGGTTGGCCTGCGCCTGCGCTTCTGA
- a CDS encoding BON domain-containing protein: MTPLARLGRYSYWIIGISLTAATMTLLTQQASSEEQQPPTEAAQEAHLVEQRQRGQIEGVYLFHPSLDASTIQVEVRENRATLVGEVESHVQRDLAQELAMSIDGIDTVSNQLQVNPRLTEDHHSSPAWSEQQSDSALLAKVKTRLLANINLPGARIAVDTQQGHVTLGGEVDHRDQQELAYYTTLNTQGVRSVESTLNVTPKEE, translated from the coding sequence ATGACACCGCTAGCCCGTCTGGGACGTTACAGCTACTGGATTATTGGCATCAGCCTGACGGCTGCCACCATGACGCTGCTGACTCAACAGGCCAGCAGTGAAGAACAACAGCCCCCGACCGAGGCAGCACAGGAAGCGCATCTGGTAGAGCAACGACAGCGTGGCCAGATTGAAGGCGTCTACCTGTTCCACCCGTCCCTGGATGCTTCCACGATTCAGGTCGAGGTTCGGGAAAATCGCGCCACACTCGTTGGCGAAGTGGAGTCACACGTGCAGCGGGATCTTGCACAGGAACTTGCGATGAGTATTGACGGAATCGACACGGTGAGCAACCAGCTTCAAGTGAACCCCCGTTTGACTGAGGACCACCACTCATCGCCGGCATGGAGCGAGCAACAGTCTGACAGCGCGCTCCTGGCCAAGGTCAAAACCCGGCTGCTGGCCAACATCAACCTGCCCGGCGCCCGCATTGCGGTCGACACACAGCAGGGGCACGTCACCCTGGGCGGGGAGGTTGATCACCGAGATCAGCAGGAACTGGCGTATTACACGACGCTGAATACGCAGGGGGTGCGCTCCGTCGAGAGCACCCTGAATGTGACACCGAAAGAGGAATGA
- a CDS encoding gamma-glutamyl-gamma-aminobutyrate hydrolase family protein, which translates to MVAPLVAVTGPQRGAFGPRFLVAQVLRLYGARPIQVRPSDVDALPDFDAVVVTGGHDVQPVLYGAEPEVHPKYDPERDELEKRVIHKALAEHRPLLGICRGAQLLNVCLGGTLVQDLRLHRRKTSHRRTILPLKTLDVVPGTLLLKLLGQGAQRINSLHNQAIDRLGRGLHIAGRDHDGIVQAVEDPAYGYLLGVQWHPEFLLYRRSQRHLFRALIASIKKPALG; encoded by the coding sequence ATGGTTGCGCCGTTAGTGGCGGTGACCGGGCCGCAGCGAGGTGCGTTCGGCCCCCGTTTTCTGGTCGCTCAAGTGCTGCGTCTGTATGGTGCCCGCCCGATACAGGTGCGTCCCAGTGATGTCGACGCACTGCCGGACTTTGATGCGGTGGTGGTGACCGGCGGACACGACGTGCAACCGGTGTTGTACGGTGCGGAGCCCGAGGTCCATCCCAAGTATGATCCCGAACGGGATGAGCTGGAAAAGCGGGTCATTCACAAAGCCCTGGCGGAACATCGTCCGTTGTTGGGGATTTGCCGGGGGGCACAGCTACTGAACGTGTGCCTCGGCGGTACACTGGTGCAGGATCTTCGTCTGCATCGGCGCAAAACCTCGCATCGACGTACCATTCTGCCTCTTAAAACACTGGACGTCGTGCCGGGAACGCTCTTGCTGAAACTGCTGGGGCAGGGGGCCCAGAGAATCAATAGCCTGCACAATCAGGCCATCGATCGTTTGGGGCGGGGGTTGCACATCGCTGGGCGGGACCACGATGGTATCGTGCAGGCGGTTGAGGATCCCGCTTACGGTTATTTATTGGGCGTTCAATGGCATCCGGAATTTTTGTTGTACCGCCGTTCGCAGCGGCACCTGTTTCGCGCTTTGATTGCGAGCATAAAAAAGCCGGCCCTGGGGTGA
- a CDS encoding amidoligase family protein, producing MGLRLPARAENAQGEPRRIGVELEMNGLTLDQLSELVADYLSLTVKPNGRYERVLSGDPAGDWGVELDFRLLKELGREERDRGTFSGELGDSAEEVLKWLADSLVPMELVSPPLPMTRLDEVEEIIRRLRAAGAKGTSDRLINAFGMQLNPEVPEEKTGTITAYLKAFSCLYDWLYARADINLSRQVTHYIDPYPTDYRRLLARADYWPDQSQLIDDYLAHNPSRNRALDMLPLFAHLDEPRVRQQLDDPLIKARPAFHYRLPDCEIHRPDWTLALAWNDWLEVEALAADAPRLADCCRSYHEFLADPLDRWFGDWVQQVEDRWLRR from the coding sequence GTGGGACTACGACTGCCCGCCAGAGCCGAAAATGCCCAAGGCGAGCCTCGCCGTATTGGGGTCGAGCTGGAAATGAATGGTCTGACGCTGGATCAGCTCAGTGAGCTGGTGGCGGATTACCTGTCTCTGACCGTCAAGCCGAATGGGCGCTATGAACGGGTGCTCAGTGGCGACCCTGCCGGGGACTGGGGTGTGGAACTGGATTTCCGCCTGCTCAAGGAGCTCGGGCGGGAGGAGCGTGATCGGGGCACCTTCTCTGGTGAACTCGGAGACTCGGCCGAAGAGGTTCTGAAGTGGTTGGCCGACTCACTGGTGCCGATGGAGCTGGTCAGCCCGCCGCTGCCCATGACCCGGCTCGATGAGGTAGAGGAAATCATCCGACGCTTGCGCGCGGCCGGCGCCAAGGGGACCTCGGATCGTCTGATCAACGCCTTCGGTATGCAGCTGAACCCGGAGGTGCCCGAAGAAAAAACCGGAACGATAACCGCTTATCTCAAAGCGTTTTCCTGTCTGTACGACTGGCTTTATGCGCGGGCGGACATCAATCTGTCCCGTCAGGTCACTCACTATATTGATCCCTATCCCACGGATTATCGACGCCTGTTGGCCAGAGCGGATTACTGGCCTGATCAGAGTCAGTTGATCGATGACTATCTCGCGCACAATCCCTCGCGAAATCGCGCGCTGGACATGTTGCCACTGTTTGCTCACCTGGATGAACCCCGCGTGCGACAGCAGTTGGATGACCCCTTGATCAAGGCGCGTCCGGCGTTTCATTACCGTTTGCCGGATTGTGAAATCCATCGTCCGGACTGGACCCTGGCGTTGGCCTGGAATGACTGGCTGGAAGTGGAAGCTCTGGCGGCGGATGCGCCACGCCTGGCGGACTGTTGCCGGTCGTACCATGAGTTTCTGGCTGATCCGCTGGATCGTTGGTTTGGTGATTGGGTCCAGCAGGTGGAGGATCGATGGTTGCGCCGTTAG
- a CDS encoding TonB-dependent receptor, with the protein MSLFNYKFGKQFLANTSMTALALAVAGAAQAQAPADEPVLEEVVVTGFRQSLAQALDVKRDSVGSVDAIMAEDIADFPDQNLAESLQRIPGIAITRDSGEGREISVRGLSGEFTRIRINGMEAIAATGGEGGPNRSRSFDFNVFASELFNSIVVRKTASANVDEGSLGAVVDLNTGRPFGYDEGLTLVGAVEGQYNDLNEDFGPRVTGLFAYNDPEGIWGVSASVAYSDNSTSEMGQNTVRWQAADFASVEGVDCTANPDDSGCVEVGNGFHPRIPRYGLIDVDRKRLGITGGLQFRPTDATTVSLDLLYSELDASRAEKWGEVLFRGNEGGMDVVDYTYDAASNNLNSMTVNNAWVRNENFLKAWTTEFNQVSLDVEHEFNEDLTGHFLAGTSESELDFPYEITFMYDDRDYQGFSYDYTDDEFPVIAFNGPDVTDPTNFQMSEFRDRPTNTVHGFDTVAGDFTYYLNDAYSVDFGASYKKFTFDTEGYRRDTGVCGAELIDCSSDDVYGIPGTDALSEVFTFDDKMGSGSTSQWVIPDLWAWADEIDLFNQEARQDQGNIRSVEEESTSLFVQLNGETQLAGKDFMFDVGVRYAETDQTSSGYNSGQFVTVKRDTYDDVLPSFNTAMYLTEDLIWRVSGASVMTRPGLGNLSPGGSVDSFNYSVSFQNPQLDPTRADSFDTSLEWYFADEAIASIALFTKDIESRPIGVEREGTYASTGLPLSLLAPTSPAEADPEGRPWTISSLENGPGAEVKGFELALQAPFSTFTDAELMRDFGFIANYTYVDSDVDYTFGDEVVSERLFGLSNNSYNATVYYENERFNARISAAYRDDYITGTSGTGNRFEGYEGTFNVDFSAGYELNDNLDINFEALNLTDDYQDRWTDISEKRRYEYDHTGRVFKVGVKYQY; encoded by the coding sequence ATGTCCCTTTTTAACTACAAGTTTGGTAAGCAATTCTTGGCCAACACATCCATGACCGCTCTGGCACTGGCCGTTGCCGGCGCCGCCCAGGCCCAGGCGCCTGCGGATGAACCGGTACTGGAAGAAGTGGTGGTTACCGGTTTCCGCCAGAGTCTGGCTCAGGCCCTGGATGTGAAACGTGACAGTGTTGGTTCTGTCGATGCCATTATGGCCGAAGACATCGCCGACTTCCCGGACCAGAACCTGGCCGAATCCCTGCAGCGTATCCCCGGTATTGCCATCACCCGTGACTCCGGCGAAGGCCGCGAGATTTCTGTGCGAGGCCTGTCCGGTGAGTTTACCCGTATCCGTATCAACGGTATGGAAGCGATTGCCGCAACCGGTGGTGAAGGTGGGCCCAACCGCAGCCGTAGCTTTGACTTCAACGTCTTCGCTTCCGAGCTATTCAACTCCATCGTCGTGCGCAAGACGGCATCGGCGAACGTGGACGAAGGTTCACTGGGGGCCGTGGTCGACCTGAATACCGGGCGTCCCTTTGGTTATGACGAAGGCCTGACTCTGGTCGGTGCTGTTGAAGGTCAGTACAACGACCTGAATGAAGATTTTGGTCCTCGCGTCACTGGCTTGTTCGCCTATAACGACCCGGAAGGTATCTGGGGTGTATCAGCGTCAGTCGCTTATTCAGATAACAGCACCAGCGAAATGGGGCAGAACACCGTTCGCTGGCAAGCTGCGGATTTTGCCAGTGTTGAAGGCGTGGACTGTACCGCCAATCCGGATGATTCGGGTTGTGTTGAAGTCGGTAACGGCTTCCACCCGCGTATTCCCCGCTACGGTCTGATCGATGTCGATCGCAAGCGCTTGGGTATTACCGGTGGTCTGCAGTTCCGTCCGACCGATGCCACGACAGTGAGCCTGGATCTGTTGTACTCCGAGCTGGACGCTTCCCGTGCGGAAAAATGGGGCGAAGTCCTGTTCCGCGGTAACGAAGGTGGTATGGACGTGGTCGATTACACCTACGACGCGGCCAGCAACAACCTGAACTCCATGACCGTGAACAACGCCTGGGTCCGGAATGAAAACTTCCTGAAAGCCTGGACCACCGAGTTCAACCAGGTGTCTTTGGATGTTGAGCATGAGTTCAATGAAGACCTGACCGGTCACTTCCTGGCGGGCACCTCGGAATCCGAGCTGGACTTCCCCTACGAAATCACGTTCATGTACGACGATCGTGATTATCAGGGCTTCAGCTACGATTATACCGATGATGAATTCCCGGTCATCGCGTTCAACGGACCGGATGTGACTGATCCGACCAACTTCCAGATGTCCGAATTCCGTGATCGTCCGACAAACACCGTACACGGTTTTGATACGGTCGCGGGTGATTTCACCTACTACCTGAACGATGCGTACTCTGTCGATTTTGGTGCTAGCTACAAGAAGTTCACCTTTGATACCGAAGGCTACCGTCGCGATACCGGTGTTTGCGGAGCTGAATTGATTGATTGCTCCAGCGATGACGTCTACGGAATTCCCGGTACCGACGCTCTGAGCGAAGTCTTTACTTTCGACGACAAAATGGGTTCTGGCTCTACCAGCCAGTGGGTGATTCCCGACCTGTGGGCCTGGGCCGACGAAATTGACCTGTTCAATCAGGAAGCGCGTCAGGACCAGGGCAACATTCGTAGCGTTGAAGAAGAAAGCACCTCTCTGTTTGTGCAGTTGAACGGTGAGACGCAACTGGCCGGCAAGGACTTCATGTTTGACGTTGGTGTTCGTTACGCCGAAACCGATCAGACATCTTCCGGTTACAACTCCGGTCAGTTTGTCACCGTAAAGCGTGATACTTACGATGACGTACTGCCGTCGTTCAACACCGCCATGTATCTGACCGAAGACCTGATTTGGCGCGTGTCCGGTGCCAGTGTGATGACCCGTCCGGGACTGGGCAACCTGAGTCCTGGTGGTAGCGTTGACAGCTTCAACTACAGCGTATCGTTCCAGAATCCGCAACTGGATCCGACCCGTGCAGATTCTTTTGATACCTCGTTGGAGTGGTATTTTGCAGACGAGGCGATCGCGTCTATTGCCTTGTTTACCAAAGATATCGAGTCACGTCCGATTGGCGTAGAGCGTGAGGGCACCTATGCCTCTACCGGTCTGCCCTTGTCCCTGCTGGCGCCAACCTCCCCGGCCGAGGCGGATCCGGAAGGTCGTCCCTGGACCATTTCTTCACTGGAAAATGGCCCGGGCGCAGAAGTGAAAGGTTTTGAGCTGGCGCTGCAGGCTCCGTTCTCAACCTTTACCGATGCGGAGCTGATGCGGGACTTCGGCTTTATTGCCAACTACACCTATGTAGACTCGGATGTAGACTATACCTTTGGGGATGAAGTGGTCAGCGAGCGTCTGTTCGGATTGTCCAACAATTCCTACAACGCGACCGTCTATTATGAGAATGAGCGCTTCAACGCTCGTATCTCCGCGGCCTATCGTGATGATTACATCACCGGCACCAGCGGTACCGGAAACCGTTTTGAAGGCTACGAAGGTACCTTCAATGTCGATTTCTCCGCAGGCTACGAGCTGAACGACAACCTCGACATCAACTTTGAAGCGCTGAACCTCACTGATGACTACCAGGATCGCTGGACCGACATCTCCGAGAAGCGTCGCTATGAGTACGACCATACCGGTCGTGTCTTCAAAGTCGGTGTGAAGTACCAGTACTAA
- a CDS encoding sigma 54-interacting transcriptional regulator, whose translation MSEARTAATEQPLILLVDDDPDILQLLSMRLNASGYRVTTASSGEEALASLDREQAAAVITDLRMEPMDGMALFAHIQQNWPNVPVIMLTAHGSIREAVEATQQGLFSFLTKPIDNRELRQVLDQALELGGLGAAPKAGWSDAIVTRSELMFKRLEQARRLARSDINVLIGGESGTGKELLAQAVHNASARAEQPFIAVNCGAIPADLLESELFGHVKGAFTGATHNRDGLFLAADGGTLFLDEIGDMPLNLQVKLLRVLQERKVRPLGSSADQPVDVRIISATHRDLEQAIAAQDFREDLYYRLNVAQLALPPLRERKEDIPLLARSFLDDIAQRTGDAVRQLSPGGQRMLLQFDWPGNIRQLRNVIEQLVALSPAPLIAESLIAEVLPEQGAPALVPLKEAKRQFERDYVVRILRMTGGNITEAARLAGRNRSDFHKIMKRHELDSERFRSA comes from the coding sequence ATGAGTGAAGCCCGAACAGCCGCGACAGAACAACCGCTGATTTTATTGGTGGACGATGACCCGGACATTCTCCAGCTCCTGAGTATGCGACTGAATGCCTCCGGCTACCGGGTGACGACTGCGAGCTCGGGCGAGGAAGCCCTGGCCAGCCTGGATCGCGAACAGGCCGCCGCGGTGATTACCGATCTGCGCATGGAGCCGATGGATGGCATGGCCCTGTTCGCGCACATACAGCAGAACTGGCCCAACGTGCCAGTTATCATGCTCACGGCCCACGGTTCCATTCGCGAAGCGGTTGAGGCAACCCAGCAGGGTTTGTTCTCTTTTCTGACCAAGCCGATCGATAATCGGGAGTTACGCCAGGTGCTGGATCAGGCGCTTGAGCTGGGCGGGTTGGGAGCGGCCCCCAAAGCGGGCTGGTCCGATGCCATCGTTACCCGCAGTGAGCTGATGTTCAAACGCCTGGAGCAGGCTCGCCGGCTGGCGCGCAGTGACATCAATGTACTGATCGGCGGTGAGAGTGGAACCGGTAAGGAGCTGCTGGCCCAGGCGGTCCATAACGCCAGCGCCCGGGCGGAGCAGCCCTTTATCGCCGTCAATTGTGGAGCCATTCCGGCGGACCTGCTGGAATCCGAGCTGTTTGGTCACGTCAAAGGAGCGTTCACCGGTGCGACCCATAATCGGGATGGTCTCTTTCTGGCGGCCGATGGCGGCACCCTGTTTCTGGACGAGATTGGCGATATGCCCCTGAACCTGCAGGTCAAACTGCTGCGCGTGTTACAGGAGCGCAAGGTTCGGCCTCTGGGGTCATCGGCCGATCAGCCGGTGGATGTCCGGATCATCTCCGCAACCCACCGGGATCTGGAGCAGGCCATCGCCGCCCAGGACTTCCGGGAAGATCTGTATTACCGGCTGAACGTTGCCCAGTTGGCGCTCCCGCCGCTGCGCGAGCGCAAGGAAGATATTCCCTTGCTGGCCCGCTCTTTCCTCGATGATATTGCCCAGCGTACCGGCGACGCGGTGCGCCAGCTGTCGCCCGGTGGGCAGCGGATGTTACTGCAGTTCGATTGGCCCGGTAATATCCGCCAGTTACGCAACGTCATTGAACAGTTGGTGGCGTTATCACCAGCACCGCTGATCGCCGAGTCGCTGATCGCGGAGGTATTGCCCGAGCAGGGGGCGCCGGCGCTGGTGCCTCTGAAGGAAGCCAAGCGGCAGTTTGAGCGGGATTATGTGGTGCGCATACTGCGAATGACCGGCGGCAACATTACTGAGGCGGCGCGGCTGGCGGGGCGAAACCGCTCGGATTTCCATAAAATCATGAAACGCCATGAGCTCGACAGCGAGCGCTTTCGGTCGGCCTAG
- the mnmH gene encoding tRNA 2-selenouridine(34) synthase MnmH: MADRPQDIDDYLALFLSDTPMIDTRAPVEFAKGAFPAAVNLPLMLDDERARVGTCYKEQGQDAAIELGHQLVQGDIKAERVKAWLDFARAHPDGVLYCFRGGLRSQICQQWLREAGCDYPRVTGGYKALRWFLIDQMERICREHPLIVLAGRTGVAKTDLLVQLPQSVDLEGRANHRGSAFGRRVGGQPSQINFENAVAVDLLRCHHRAPNTPILVEDESHLIGRCVLPMPLKEAMERAPLALLEVSLEERVEHTYTNYILRKLAEWSEDQGEEAGFERFAEDLRVSLGRIRKRLGGVRYEEMAHLLEQSLSAHCRGDPKLHRVWIRRLLEDYYDPMYRYQLSKKSDRVVVRGGPEEVFAYLAEHYGIERRPDTPR, encoded by the coding sequence ATGGCCGATCGCCCTCAGGATATTGATGACTACCTAGCGCTCTTCCTCTCGGACACGCCAATGATCGATACCCGTGCCCCGGTGGAGTTTGCCAAAGGGGCGTTTCCCGCAGCCGTCAATCTGCCGCTGATGCTCGATGACGAACGGGCCCGGGTGGGCACCTGCTACAAGGAGCAGGGCCAGGATGCGGCCATTGAGCTGGGTCATCAGCTGGTGCAGGGTGATATCAAAGCCGAGCGGGTAAAGGCCTGGTTGGATTTTGCCCGTGCGCACCCCGACGGCGTGCTGTACTGCTTCCGGGGCGGCTTGCGTTCACAGATCTGTCAGCAGTGGCTGCGAGAGGCCGGCTGCGACTACCCTCGGGTCACCGGCGGCTACAAAGCACTGCGCTGGTTTCTGATTGATCAGATGGAGCGAATCTGCCGGGAGCACCCCCTGATCGTATTGGCCGGACGCACCGGTGTGGCGAAAACCGACCTGCTGGTCCAATTGCCCCAGAGTGTCGACCTGGAAGGGCGAGCCAATCACCGCGGCAGCGCTTTCGGACGTCGGGTGGGCGGCCAGCCCAGCCAGATCAATTTTGAGAACGCCGTGGCCGTTGATCTACTGCGCTGCCACCATCGAGCACCGAATACGCCGATTCTGGTGGAGGATGAAAGCCATCTGATCGGTCGCTGCGTGTTACCCATGCCACTGAAGGAGGCCATGGAGCGCGCCCCGCTGGCCCTGCTGGAGGTGTCGCTGGAAGAGCGGGTTGAGCACACCTACACCAACTATATCCTGCGCAAGCTGGCGGAGTGGTCCGAGGATCAGGGCGAGGAAGCCGGTTTTGAACGCTTTGCGGAGGACCTGCGGGTGTCCCTCGGGCGCATTCGCAAGCGCCTCGGCGGCGTGCGCTACGAGGAAATGGCGCACCTGTTGGAGCAGTCCCTTAGTGCGCACTGCCGGGGTGATCCGAAGCTGCATCGAGTCTGGATTCGCCGTCTGCTGGAGGATTACTATGACCCGATGTACCGCTACCAATTGAGTAAAAAGTCCGATCGAGTCGTGGTTCGCGGTGGCCCCGAGGAAGTATTCGCCTACCTGGCCGAGCACTACGGTATCGAACGCCGGCCCGACACCCCGCGATGA
- a CDS encoding tRNA threonylcarbamoyladenosine dehydratase has product MTLTPAYRQRFGALARLYGEPALEHLAGAHFAVVGLGGVGSWAAEALARTGVGTLTLIELDGVCVTNTNRQLHALEGYIGASKNQVVSDRLKAINPELTVHSEETFLTSDNIEQLINRDHDVVIDAIDSAHIKAHLVAYVSRLKGRLVTVGSSGGKRDPKQIVCSDLAQTTYDPMLRKVRNLLFRHYGFRKDAKRRFRVDAIYSNEQMHFPQLDGSVCVGDKGNRDPDSGVKLDCGGGLGSAVMVTGSFGFAAASQAVERYLQDRGC; this is encoded by the coding sequence ATGACTCTGACGCCCGCTTACCGGCAACGCTTTGGCGCCCTGGCACGGCTTTATGGCGAACCGGCTCTGGAGCATCTGGCAGGTGCTCATTTTGCGGTGGTCGGCCTCGGCGGCGTGGGCAGCTGGGCAGCGGAGGCCCTGGCGCGTACCGGCGTCGGGACCCTGACCCTGATCGAGCTCGACGGTGTGTGCGTGACTAACACCAACCGGCAACTGCACGCTTTGGAGGGCTATATCGGCGCATCCAAGAATCAGGTGGTGAGCGATCGCCTCAAGGCCATCAACCCCGAGCTGACAGTTCACAGCGAGGAAACCTTTCTGACCAGTGACAATATTGAACAACTGATCAATCGCGACCACGACGTTGTGATTGATGCCATCGACTCCGCCCACATCAAAGCACACCTGGTGGCCTACGTCAGCCGCCTCAAGGGCCGCCTGGTCACCGTGGGCTCGTCGGGCGGGAAGCGGGACCCAAAGCAGATTGTCTGTTCCGACCTGGCACAAACCACTTACGACCCCATGCTGCGCAAGGTACGCAATCTGCTTTTTCGACATTACGGATTCCGCAAGGACGCCAAGCGACGCTTTCGAGTGGACGCCATTTATTCCAATGAGCAGATGCACTTCCCTCAGTTGGACGGCAGCGTGTGCGTGGGTGACAAGGGCAACCGGGACCCGGACAGCGGCGTCAAACTGGACTGTGGCGGGGGATTGGGCTCGGCAGTAATGGTCACAGGCAGTTTCGGGTTCGCCGCCGCCAGTCAGGCTGTGGAGCGCTACCTTCAGGACCGGGGCTGTTGA